The following proteins come from a genomic window of Oscillospiraceae bacterium:
- the ileS gene encoding isoleucine--tRNA ligase, whose amino-acid sequence MPRDYNDTIRLPKTEFPMRASLAQREPAMLAKWQAERLYETLMEKNAGCPRYVLHDGPPFSNNDIHVGTAMNKILKDFVLRYKNMTGFQAHYVPGWDNHGLPIESQILKSGGVSRKEISVPAFRDKCRDFAMKYVERQRDQFVRLGILGDWDNPYLTMDPAFEAAETRIFGTMYEKGYIYRGLKPVYWCPHDETALAEAEIEYQDDPCDSIYVKFRVEDDRGLFKTPDGASPVFIVIWTTTTWTLPGNVAVSLHPRFDYGLYRVGGERFVVAEALFENVAAAAGWTGAEKLAVFKGAQLERVTTRHPFLDRESLVILGEHVTAESGTGCVHTAPGHGLEDYFACKPYDLPIPVPVDARGHLTDEAGPFAGLYYEKANAAILDDLRARGALLAVAPLTHTYPHCWRCKHPVVYRATQQWFASVDAMKADVLRTVRDVTWVPGWGAERMETMVRERADWCISRQRHWGLPIPVFYCAACAAPHITPESIGAVAALFAREGSNAWYIRPASEILPAGTVCAACGHTTFIKETDTLDGWFDSGSTHAAVLRTNPALTWPADLYLEGGDQYRGWFQSSLLTAVATSGQAPYRTVVTHGWTVDGEGRKMSKSLGNTVTPADIVGRYGADLLRLWTASSDYHNDMRISEALLRQLSEIYLKIRNTARFMLGNLHGFDPDTMMCPIEALTPLDRFVLSRLARLVQRVREAYDGFEYHPILHAMHNFCVNDLSGFYLDILKDRLYCDAEDAPARRAAQSTMYILLDTLVRLLAPLLAFTSEEIWAAMPHHAAADTRSVLCNPMPEPPPFVVMDDTEAVRWERIVALRDEVNLALEGARADKLIGKPLEAYVLLSSEGEEYAFWQSVRDLLPAVCIVSAVSVSQGARAIRVERAPGGKCPRCWGYFTEDGGHADHPGLCPRCTKVVAG is encoded by the coding sequence ATGCCGCGCGACTACAATGACACGATACGCCTGCCCAAGACGGAGTTTCCGATGCGGGCCTCTCTGGCGCAGCGGGAGCCGGCCATGCTGGCAAAGTGGCAGGCGGAGCGTCTGTATGAGACCCTGATGGAGAAGAACGCCGGCTGTCCGCGCTATGTGTTGCACGACGGCCCGCCTTTTTCCAACAATGACATCCATGTCGGCACCGCCATGAACAAGATTCTAAAGGATTTTGTGCTGCGTTACAAGAATATGACCGGCTTTCAGGCCCACTATGTCCCCGGGTGGGACAACCACGGGCTGCCGATCGAGAGCCAGATCTTAAAGAGCGGCGGGGTCAGCCGGAAGGAGATCTCCGTCCCGGCGTTTCGGGACAAATGCCGCGACTTTGCGATGAAATATGTGGAGAGACAGCGCGACCAGTTCGTGCGTCTGGGCATTTTGGGCGACTGGGACAACCCCTATCTGACGATGGACCCGGCCTTTGAGGCCGCGGAGACGCGCATCTTCGGGACGATGTACGAGAAGGGCTACATCTATCGAGGCCTAAAGCCTGTCTATTGGTGCCCGCACGACGAGACGGCGCTGGCCGAGGCCGAGATCGAATACCAGGACGACCCCTGCGACTCCATCTATGTGAAATTCCGCGTCGAGGACGACAGGGGCCTCTTTAAGACGCCGGACGGCGCGTCGCCCGTTTTCATCGTCATCTGGACGACCACGACGTGGACGCTGCCCGGCAATGTGGCTGTCAGTCTGCATCCCCGCTTCGACTACGGGCTCTACCGCGTGGGCGGAGAGCGGTTTGTGGTGGCCGAGGCGCTGTTTGAAAATGTGGCCGCCGCCGCCGGGTGGACCGGCGCCGAGAAGCTGGCTGTTTTCAAGGGCGCCCAGCTTGAGCGCGTGACAACGCGCCACCCGTTCCTGGACCGGGAGAGCCTTGTGATTCTCGGCGAGCATGTGACGGCGGAGAGCGGTACGGGCTGTGTCCACACCGCCCCGGGCCACGGTCTGGAGGACTACTTTGCCTGCAAGCCCTACGACCTGCCGATCCCGGTGCCGGTGGACGCGCGCGGGCACCTGACGGATGAAGCCGGGCCTTTTGCCGGGTTGTATTACGAGAAGGCGAACGCCGCCATTCTGGACGACCTGCGCGCCCGCGGAGCGCTGCTGGCCGTGGCGCCGCTCACGCATACCTATCCGCACTGCTGGCGCTGCAAGCATCCGGTGGTCTACCGGGCGACGCAGCAGTGGTTTGCGTCCGTGGATGCGATGAAAGCGGATGTGCTGCGGACGGTGAGGGACGTCACCTGGGTGCCTGGCTGGGGCGCGGAACGCATGGAGACGATGGTGCGCGAGCGCGCCGACTGGTGCATCTCCCGTCAGCGTCACTGGGGGTTGCCCATCCCCGTCTTCTACTGCGCCGCCTGTGCCGCGCCGCACATCACGCCGGAGAGCATCGGCGCCGTGGCGGCGCTCTTTGCCCGCGAGGGCTCAAATGCCTGGTACATCCGGCCGGCGTCCGAGATTCTGCCCGCCGGGACGGTCTGCGCGGCCTGCGGACACACGACATTCATCAAGGAAACCGACACGTTGGACGGCTGGTTCGACTCCGGTTCCACCCATGCGGCGGTGCTGCGGACAAACCCTGCGCTCACCTGGCCCGCCGACCTCTATCTGGAGGGCGGAGACCAATACCGCGGCTGGTTTCAGTCGTCGCTGCTGACGGCCGTCGCCACGAGCGGACAGGCTCCCTACCGGACTGTGGTGACCCACGGCTGGACCGTGGACGGCGAGGGCCGAAAGATGTCCAAGTCGCTCGGCAATACGGTGACGCCGGCCGACATCGTCGGACGCTACGGCGCGGACCTGCTGCGTCTGTGGACGGCGTCCTCGGATTATCACAACGACATGCGCATCTCGGAGGCCCTGCTGCGGCAGCTCTCCGAGATCTATCTAAAGATCCGCAACACGGCCCGGTTCATGCTGGGAAACTTGCACGGCTTCGACCCGGACACGATGATGTGCCCTATCGAGGCGCTCACGCCGCTCGATCGTTTCGTCCTCTCCCGGCTGGCGCGCCTCGTGCAGCGGGTACGCGAGGCGTACGACGGTTTCGAGTACCATCCAATTCTGCACGCTATGCACAACTTCTGTGTAAACGACCTCTCCGGCTTCTACCTCGATATCCTTAAGGACCGGCTGTACTGTGACGCCGAGGACGCGCCCGCGCGCCGCGCCGCGCAGTCGACGATGTATATTCTGCTCGACACCCTGGTGCGCCTGCTGGCGCCGCTTTTGGCCTTTACATCCGAGGAGATCTGGGCCGCCATGCCGCACCACGCGGCGGCGGACACGCGTAGCGTGCTGTGCAACCCGATGCCGGAGCCGCCGCCCTTTGTCGTGATGGACGATACCGAAGCGGTGCGCTGGGAGCGGATTGTGGCCCTGCGGGACGAGGTGAACCTGGCGCTGGAGGGCGCCCGGGCCGACAAGCTGATCGGAAAGCCGCTGGAAGCCTATGTCCTGCTCTCGTCGGAGGGGGAGGAGTACGCGTTTTGGCAAAGCGTGCGGGATCTCCTGCCCGCCGTCTGCATCGTGTCCGCCGTGTCGGTCTCGCAGGGGGCGCGGGCCATCCGCGTCGAGCGGGCGCCGGGGGGAAAATGTCCGCGCTGTTGGGGCTATTTTACCGAAGACGGCGGCCATGCGGACCATCCGGGGTTGTGTCCGCGCTGTACCAAGGTCGTGGCAGGATGA